A DNA window from Vagococcus penaei contains the following coding sequences:
- a CDS encoding AlwI family type II restriction endonuclease has translation MKKKITNRYAWSIGTTTFRQSNLSTKLELALQALNNTRELKPKAKWPTLYSTFMSELTKFNIINNHTKYTDKDARAITSSLQQIGLCTMDRQVTNSGTVLLDITNNSRDMTNVFNLSPFSYFYFLQLFKKREFLFCMYILINVDNRVNIDEFTTFVMTLAPDSDLEEIENVIQTIIHYRSLETELEKTAYKDSYIFNKLMINNKLKKAHNDFVIQNRIKIKDLDKIFLNRKGNSYNQPLKELYILLLGIKKNNQSPNFDVMNRLLNSSDNLKKWKKIIFSDVTTTKEKNAYFLNTFIPDIKSRSDKNFREWFFSNFHLIKAKALLEIDYFDLNKRMFSMTGVIKFEQNQITVTPFLKIVLLLNKKNIKQILNDKLNSDIEEFQLFEELYNSSLELDLDKVYAGLSEEFQTDVNKTNINDILINYQNDIFEQFIETNFDEIHLVKIFKKIVDQYSTSSTVIAKNTADQIRRLCKIKDADTPTIFEYLTAISWYYISEKNIRPLESLNLELNADNLPISHASGGQADLLIKYEDFDDIKDHNLMIEVTLTKDSNQRRAEMEPVSRHLGEYKIKNKNTDTYCVFLTHKLDTNTIVHFRQQKITPYYYNKEWTEGSKIIPLDINNLNYILENKVTYSRLYNLFEEAYNSDTDVKNWWEEDINKKITSLK, from the coding sequence ATGAAGAAAAAAATTACTAATAGATATGCTTGGTCAATTGGTACGACAACCTTCCGACAAAGTAATCTATCAACAAAATTGGAATTGGCTTTACAAGCATTAAACAATACTAGAGAATTAAAACCAAAAGCTAAATGGCCTACTTTGTATTCAACATTTATGTCTGAATTAACAAAATTTAATATTATTAACAACCACACTAAGTATACAGATAAAGATGCCCGTGCAATAACTTCCTCATTGCAACAAATTGGTTTATGTACAATGGATAGACAGGTTACTAATTCAGGAACAGTCTTATTAGATATTACAAACAATTCTCGTGATATGACAAACGTTTTTAATCTATCTCCTTTTTCTTATTTTTACTTTTTACAACTTTTTAAAAAGAGGGAATTTCTATTTTGTATGTATATATTGATAAATGTTGACAATAGAGTAAACATTGATGAATTTACCACATTCGTTATGACTTTAGCACCTGATTCAGATTTAGAAGAAATAGAGAATGTAATACAAACTATTATCCATTACAGAAGTCTAGAAACAGAATTAGAAAAAACAGCTTATAAAGATTCATATATATTTAATAAATTGATGATAAATAATAAATTAAAAAAAGCACACAATGATTTTGTTATTCAAAATCGAATTAAAATAAAAGACCTAGATAAAATATTTTTAAATAGGAAAGGTAATTCATACAACCAACCACTAAAAGAGTTGTATATATTACTGTTAGGAATTAAAAAAAACAATCAGTCACCTAACTTTGATGTAATGAATCGATTATTAAATAGTTCAGATAATCTAAAAAAATGGAAAAAAATAATTTTTTCAGATGTTACAACAACAAAAGAAAAAAATGCATATTTTTTAAATACATTTATTCCTGACATAAAATCAAGATCAGATAAAAATTTTAGAGAATGGTTCTTTTCTAATTTTCATCTAATCAAAGCTAAAGCTTTACTGGAAATTGATTATTTTGATCTCAATAAAAGAATGTTTTCAATGACTGGAGTTATCAAATTTGAACAAAATCAAATTACAGTTACTCCATTTTTAAAAATCGTTTTACTTTTAAATAAAAAAAATATAAAGCAAATTTTAAATGACAAACTAAATAGTGACATTGAAGAGTTTCAATTATTTGAAGAGTTATATAACAGTAGTCTTGAACTTGATTTAGATAAAGTTTACGCTGGTCTATCTGAAGAGTTTCAAACAGATGTTAACAAAACAAACATCAATGACATTTTAATAAATTATCAAAATGATATTTTTGAACAATTTATTGAAACAAACTTTGATGAAATTCATTTAGTAAAAATATTTAAAAAAATAGTAGATCAATACTCCACTAGTAGTACAGTTATAGCTAAAAATACTGCTGATCAAATTAGACGTTTATGTAAAATTAAAGATGCTGATACCCCAACAATATTTGAATACCTCACTGCAATTTCTTGGTACTATATTTCTGAAAAAAATATACGGCCATTAGAATCACTTAACTTAGAGTTGAACGCAGATAATCTTCCTATTTCTCACGCATCTGGTGGACAGGCTGATTTATTAATAAAATATGAAGATTTCGATGATATAAAAGATCATAATTTAATGATTGAAGTTACATTAACTAAAGACAGCAACCAAAGGCGTGCCGAAATGGAACCTGTAAGTAGGCATCTTGGAGAATACAAAATTAAAAATAAAAATACTGATACATATTGTGTGTTCTTAACACATAAACTTGACACTAATACAATTGTCCACTTTAGACAACAAAAAATCACGCCTTACTATTACAACAAAGAATGGACTGAAGGAAGTAAAATTATTCCATTGGATATAAATAATCTAAACTATATACTGGAAAATAAAGTTACATATTCTAGATTATACAATTTATTTGAAGAGGCATATAATTCTGATACTGATGTAAAAAATTGGTGGGAAGAAGACATTAATAAAAAAATAACTTCCTTAAAATAA
- a CDS encoding helix-turn-helix domain-containing protein, which produces MFTIDKNLSVEFRKKRAILFLTREHVSELLELSPITLRKIEKGEGKINSKTYQKVMEWLITEN; this is translated from the coding sequence ATGTTTACTATCGATAAGAATTTATCTGTAGAATTTAGAAAAAAGAGAGCTATTCTTTTTTTAACCAGAGAACACGTAAGTGAATTGCTAGAACTTTCACCGATAACTTTGAGAAAAATTGAAAAAGGAGAAGGCAAAATAAATTCTAAAACGTATCAAAAGGTAATGGAGTGGTTAATAACAGAAAATTAG
- a CDS encoding replication initiator protein A → MPSNRYNLEDFWDGEKFYRVPKALFKNPIYNDMSNEAKLYYAIFRDRFELSLKNKWVDKDGNIYFYFSIETMKKLFNRSHTYVIKIKKELKKFNLIEEVRQGLKEPNRIYLLKVNEVPENLDNALIPFHGIPQNGILDSHKMESNDTEYSDTEKIIKDTIKDTQNGLEDSFQESFLSFYDRQFLTEKTIQLLLNFGDTMITKKFLDIIFQSKKKVENYQNKENRSDTGVEYRIYGDIWSEQIENQVKKFLFKMKEYQTRDKPIEKLEGYWFKTMQNFWEAVLLMEKRYGVTYLIEQQRQDLLELDTELMEYYKGLIMSGDKNAREALFKAVYGELEE, encoded by the coding sequence ATGCCTTCTAATCGTTATAATCTTGAAGATTTTTGGGATGGAGAGAAATTTTATAGAGTACCAAAAGCTTTATTCAAAAACCCGATTTACAATGATATGAGTAATGAAGCTAAATTATACTATGCTATTTTTAGAGATCGTTTTGAATTAAGTTTAAAAAATAAATGGGTAGATAAAGATGGAAATATCTATTTTTATTTCTCTATTGAAACAATGAAAAAACTTTTTAATCGTAGTCATACTTATGTAATTAAAATAAAAAAAGAATTAAAAAAGTTTAACTTAATTGAGGAAGTAAGACAGGGTTTGAAAGAGCCAAATAGAATTTATCTGTTAAAGGTAAATGAAGTACCTGAAAATCTTGATAATGCTTTAATTCCATTCCATGGAATTCCACAGAATGGAATTCTAGATAGCCATAAAATGGAATCTAATGATACTGAGTATAGTGATACTGAGAAAATAATTAAAGATACAATTAAAGATACACAGAACGGTTTAGAGGATTCATTTCAAGAGTCATTTTTATCTTTTTATGATAGACAATTTTTAACAGAAAAAACGATACAACTACTTTTAAACTTTGGCGACACAATGATAACTAAAAAATTTTTAGATATTATATTTCAATCTAAGAAAAAAGTCGAGAATTACCAAAACAAAGAAAATAGAAGTGATACTGGTGTAGAATATCGTATTTACGGTGATATATGGTCTGAGCAGATAGAAAATCAAGTGAAAAAATTCTTATTTAAAATGAAAGAATATCAAACTAGGGATAAACCAATCGAAAAACTAGAAGGTTATTGGTTTAAAACCATGCAGAATTTTTGGGAAGCAGTTTTATTGATGGAAAAGCGTTATGGAGTAACATATTTAATTGAACAACAGCGACAAGACCTTTTAGAACTCGATACAGAGCTTATGGAATATTATAAGGGATTGATTATGAGCGGGGATAAAAATGCAAGAGAAGCACTTTTTAAAGCTGTTTATGGAGAATTAGAAGAATGA